The genomic window AGATACAAGGGATGGGCTGTAGAGCAAAGAGTGAATTAGTAAGTGATATCTGGGTTCCTGGTAgagcaagtgtgtgtgtttgtggctgGCACTGAGCTACTTGTGTGTTATAATGGCCAATCAGCATGAGGATTGAGGTCACCGTGGCAATGGCCCAGTTAAAGGGAAGGTTCTCTTCAATCCCTGAGTGATACAAAGAAAGGGTATTACATCGTATCCTTTGGCGATATTTCAGTAAATGTACAGTTTTGTATATGGTAATCGATTCAGCATAACAGAATCAGTTAAGGTAAGTGGCTTAACTGAAACAAATGAAGAATACAGGCCTTTTATTTCATCAACTCCACCCCTCGGCCGTATACTGCTTACTAGTGACCTAATTCCTTTCATTCACCAGTCACTTCCCATTCTAATCTTGATGACAGTTATTAAGATGATAGCATGATCTGTAAGAACAACACAGCAATTCTGCCTTGGTTTGTGCACCTCTGTGTGAGGcagtggaaaagaaaaagatagtagagtttatattttgttttccaGGTCTAGAGATTGGTCAAAGGGTACAACAGACTGCGACAGTCAATCATTAGACACTTTAAACAGCAGGATTATTTTCCAAGTGCttgagaaaaacaatgaaaacatgtTTTCAGTTCTTCATCAGTTAACACTTTTCAGTTGTGCTTATTTCATCAAGGTCACATGCAGTGTCAGGGTAATACAAAGAGCTAAGAGGTGTTTGTTTGATATAATTACCACCATTTCGGTGACATTTTTGTTGCACTCTAGTGTGGGAGAACAGAAAAAAAGTTCAGCTGAGTTCAACCTGTGACAAATCTCTAACACACTTCACTCTTTTTCTGTTTCATGTTGTGGTTTCAGACATGACCAGACACCCGTCTACTGATTCCACGCCCAGTGACAGTGGATCCTCGCCCAGTGACAGTGGGTCAAGCCCTTCTCCCAGTACTCCTCAGAAACTACTCCCAGCATGCACCTCTCCGTTTGGCCCTCGGCTATTTCATGCAACATCTAGCTCCTCTGGTACTCCAAGACCTCAGCCTGAAGGCTCTGACCATCGCCACACACCTAGACTTTCTGGAAAGTTAGGTGGTCATGGACCTTGTGGCCGCCATATCCCAGTTAAGATGGAACGAATCAAGGTGTGTGTTTATCGATGCGCTGCAGTAATCGTTTTCAGTAATTTATCAGGCAACTCTTTATTTTAAGGTACAGATATTCACCATTGGCTACTTAGGATACATATTATTAGCATGCTGACTCTTTATTAGTTAAAGTACttattaatgtattattttaaaaGATCATAAATTCAATAATCTCCTAATCCTAATCTCATATTTTTAGAAAGTAAAGAAGTTGGTGTACAAGAATTCTGATATTAGGTTCTAAAATGAGGTTTGAGTGAGACCTCACGTcactaaataataagtaaaaagcTAGTGGGGGGAAAAGGCTGGTTTGTAGCCTAATATTTGGCACTTTATAGTGACTAACAAAGAGACAATTTAGCATTAATATGTCTTAATATGTAGTTATTGGTTAACATGGACctgaatataaataaagcttaatATGTACATTGACTTTTTATTCCTAGGTCCTGACTGGTTCTGAGGTGGAGAGTGACTATCAAGAACCACAGACCATTGACACAAGAGTGGTGATGGGTCAGGAGGCACGGCTCAAGACAACAGAAATCCAGAAAGGGAAACCTCCAGTCGGCCCAAGTGGTCAGGGAATCCCTGCACCTACCAGTCTACCTATTCCGAGCTTTTCAGATCCTCAGGCACAAGTAACAGAGACCCAGGTGGAAACCAGTAAGGAAGGAGGCCAAGTACAAAGCCAACAAAAACCACAAGACCAGGAAAAAGACGCTGTACATCCCCCTACCACACTCCCTTCCTCCTTACAAAGCCCCCTACTCCCTGCTCCTTCCTCTTGCCCAGAACCAGTCACACCTGAAGACAGTTTGAtagaaaaccaagaagagagTCAAACACTCTCTCAAGATGAAGTGCCTTCCCCGTCTTTCTCTGAGCTGGTCTGTCCGGTTACTTTGTCCTTCTCCGAGCCTAATTACGCTGTTGACCCACTACGAGTGGGTGTGCCCTCATCTCTGGACCCTGACCTGTACTATACTGCACCTTCCACGCCAATCAAGATGGCGTCCCGCTCCTCACACCTTAAGCATCATTCATATCCTGGTTCTCCAGCCTGCCCTCTCTCACCTGGCTCTCCTTCAGACAGCGAGGACCTCTGTTCCCCTCTCACTTCTCCTTCTGGCTCTTATATTACAGCAGAGGGGGGTAGCTGGACATCGTCTTACACATCTTCCACATCGCCTTCCACCTCTCCAAACCTGCTCCTCACAGAAGAAACACAGGAAGCTCCTGCTTGCTTTGTGGGCTCCTTATCAGAAATTGGAGATGAAGTTGGGGAGGATAaagggagaggaggagcagaacGGGAGGAAGACAAAGCAGGAGACTTCTGCCTCTGCCGCTCTGAGGATTATGGTATTAATTCACAGACGGGCATAACAGAGACAGTGAttttagaggaggaggaggaggctctaAAAGGGGAAGAGATCACGATTACCAGAGAAACTTGCCGCCCTTGTTGGGTAACTGATGATACATCCCCTTTAAGGAGCAGTAGCAGCCGGAGCAGTGACTCCCAGGAGGACGGAGGAGAGTCTGAAAGCTCCCTCTGCCCATTGGAGGAGGCCACCGCTGGGCCAGCAGAGTATTCGAGGTCTATGCAGACTGGTCTGAAACTACAATTGGAAGCATGTATATCAGAGGAACCTTACGGACAATTAGATGACCATGCAGAACTTGCCTCCACTGCCTTGACTCCTGACACTGAGAACATGACCATGGCTTCATCCAGCCTTAGCCCCGACTCACCTGTCATCCCCTTGGATGCTTTTTGTTCTGGAGCCTTTGACAGACTTGGCCCTGGTTCTTTCATGTTCTCCCAGGCCACTTGTGCTGATGATATACCAGAAGAAGAAAGAATGATCCCTGCCTCCCTCATCTCATTCCCACTCCACACAAGCCTtattttcagagcagattcaaTGGAAATCACCCTTTTCCCCACAGAAGATGAGAATGAAATAGGGGAAATGAATGACAGAAATGAAAGGAAAGATGTTGATGCATATGCAGCAGGAGAGGAGGAGGCTGATgtcgaagatgacgatgatgacgatgatgatgaagaggaagatgacGATTATGGTGATGACGACGATGGTGCTGGCACTGCTGATGcaaatgatgaagaaaataatgatgaCATTGGTGATGACTATCATGATGAAGCATGCGAGGAAGCTAAGGTTGAAGTGAAAGTAGTTGAAGAAGAAGACcaggaagaagatgatgaagagtgTGATAGCAAAGCAGTGGAGGATCCTACAGATGAAGACAGCTCAGCATCTTTTCTTCATTCCCTTTCTGAAACATCCATTAATGAAGGGTTGGATGAATCTTTCTGTTACCAAGATGACACAGACGACTCATTAGATTCAGCCTCTTAcaatggagaagaagatgaaCGTCTGTACAGTACTGAGAGACATGCACAATCACTGGAACCCACCGCTATGGACACACTTAACCCAAATGAAGTTCAAACAGAACCTGAACAGGAGTCTACCACTGGCACATGTCATCAAGAATCCTTGCACATTAAACTCAAATTAGAGGATCCTCCTGAGACAGCCTGCACCTCTGAAGCCTTTGCAGGAGAACTCAAAGGCAAAAATCTAGAAGCTAAAACTCTGAATGCACCTGAATCTGCTCAGACCCAATCAGAACCTGAGAAAGAATCTGCTGATGAAATATGTCATTCAGAGTCTATGCACATGCAAGCAAGTCCAACAGAACCAGTGGATGAGAGTAGGACTGAATGTGACATGGATATCTCTGAGTCTTCCATCTCCCCTCCCCCACCAAATGAGACCTCAGACCTCAACTCAACCACACCCACTGGTACTCAAGCTTCCTGTGCTCCTGATTTCCACACTTCTCCTTCTGCCACTGCCTCTGTAGCTTTTACAGATTGTACAACAGACACTCTTGCAGCAGAACTAATTCCAGAAAAGGTTGAGGAAAATCCCCAGCTTAAAGATATACATTTAGAACAGAGCAATGATTATCCAACAGAGGAAACCACAAATGAACCAGAAAGAGACTCTTATAAATTGCTAATTAAGCCTCGTCATCATCAGCCAGAAAGCCGCAGGACTATAGAAGCAGGGAGGCTTTTATTATCGAAGTCTTTCTCCAATAAGTCTGATCCTCCTGTGCGAGCAGAGGCTATCTTTAAGTCCAGTATTTACAGGGAGTCAGACACAGAGCTTGACCAGAAGAATGGGAATGCTTCAGCTGAGTCTATGAGCATGGAGTGTGGAAGTACTGATTCTGGTCTGTCTCTGAATATAGGGATGACAACTGCCACCAACGACTTGAATAAAGGagttcttcttctctcttgtccTAAAGATGCTGGTACCAACCCCAGTAATATTCCTGTGTCTGCCTCTCCAGAAGTCACATCTGAAATTTCAGACAATTTAGCTCTTAGTCCCGAACACTGTCCTGGTGACTCGGCCCAGGAGAACCTGAGAGAAAACACTTTGACCACAGATGAGGGAGCGCTTGCAGCGATGGGATCTCCTTCACCCTTGGCCATCTCACCCAAAAGGGAAAACTCAGAAACAGATAAGGAAATAGGTATTGGAGCTGGGGCATGGTGTGGTGACAGAATGGGCTTAGACTTAGGTTTAGGATTCGGATCACAGTCTGAGTTTGGTGTCTGGGGAGCAGGAgaatctctctctctgtctcttggaAAGAGATATGAGCTGGAGGCAGACAGTCTGCTCATGTGTGACACAAAGGGTCCAAAGACGCAGTCGTGTGAGGTTCCCAACATTAGCAGCGAAGTCTACAAAAATTACGACAACATTCTGGTTTCTGTTCTGGATGAGGATGATAACAACAGCCTGTTTCAAAAGAGGGACAGAATGGTGGATGAGGAATTGATACGAGAGACAGCTTCTGAGTCAAATTTGGCCAGTTGGAAGTCCATTGAGGAGATCTCAGAAGCTGGAGGTGGAGAGGATGGAAGTTCAGCATTTCCTGCTGATGATATCAGTAATCTTCATCCAGATAATGGTGGCgattacacagacacacaagtgCAAGACACTTGGAAGAGTTCTAAAGATAACAATGACTCTACCTTTGGTTCACTGAAGTTCGCCATGCGTGGAGGTCTGAATGCTCTATCAGAGGAGGTGAGACCTCAAAGTGTGACTGTCAACAATAGAGAGTCTGTGTCTAATATTCCACTTGAAGAGATGCAACCTCAGGCTTCTCACATAGTCCCTAAAGAAGAAAAAGTTTCAACGGACAGTCCTATAAATGATCACCACAGCATCATTTTACCTAAAACTGATATGGGTAAAACTGTAACAAGTCAACATTCCTGCTCCCTAGAAAATGCCAAGTCAAGATGTCATGGTAATCCTGGCGGTCAGACAATCACTCCAGAGATTAATACAGCATTTTCTTTACTACAAGGATCATTCGGTTCCTTTACTCCCAAATGTAAGTCTAATGAAAGCAGATCAAGAAGAGGTTGTCAAGACAAGGTGGAGAATAATGCCCAGTTACAACAAGGGAAAGAGCCCCAGAGTGAAGGCCAGAGAAAAGGTGATGTCAGCCAAGTGACAGACAGACTTGTtgatgaaccaaagactaaagaGGCCTTCAGAGGACAGCAGTTTGATGTGTGTAACTCAGGGGAAGAAGGCGGGGAGTCAAAAGGAGAAGAGAAAGCAAAAGAGGGAGgcagaaatgaagaaaagaacAAAAGTGAAAGACCAACCTCTCCAGTACAGAATGACTCAGAGCACTTTGATTGTCACACCCCTAAGGGGGAACTTTGCACAGATAAACCGATTGCTGCTAAGAAGGGGAGGAGAGGGAAGCAGAACAAGAACAGGGCTTCCCATACAGGCAGCCCTCAGGACTCAAGCCCTGCATCTGCTGATGACCCAAAGAAACCCTGTTTTGCATTAAAAACTACAACTGATGGATTGTCAGAAGGGATCGCAAACCGTTCGAAAACTAAGCGAGACCAAAAACCGGACAATAAAGCTGTGTCTTCTGGAGAATCTGATTCACAGATCCAAAAGGACAACAGTCCCACTCCTGATGTCAAAAATTCTCCCCATGAAAACTGTAAATCTACCACATGTATTCCAGATAACCTCAATGTTGTGGTGGCAAAGAATCAAGACTTACATCTGCCACGGCGAGAGCTCGACAACAGACCACTATCTGTTAGTCAGAGGGGAAGCACAGTGGACATAAATGACAACAACATAAATACTGGGGAGTGCTCATCTAACCAGGACTCCGTATTCTACTCTTTGACTCCACTTTCCACCTCCCCTGCTGTGTTCTCCTCTGCTCTTGCTTGTGCCTCAACAAAGCCAGAAGATGATCTCCCCACACCTGTGCAGGAATCCCAGCCTGTCCTTTCAGCCCGTCCACAGTCTACACTGAGTATGAGTCACAACACTTCGACCATATGCTCTACCTCCTCTACAACCCACCAAGCCACTGTTTCACAATTTCTTCCAAAAACTAACCACCAAGAGGCCACTGTTGTCCATTCTACATCAACCACATCTGCCATGAGTGTCTCTCTGCCTTCATCCTCCTCTGCATCACCACTCAGCCTGTCCCAGCCGACCCAGGAGTCCTCTACATCTGGGTCTAAAGCTCCAGGTTCAGCATGTGTATCCGACTCTGCTTCCCTATCACATTCTCAGTCCCATTCACAGCCTAATGCCAATACGCAGCCTCACAAACCCAACAAGAAAGGTCGTACATGGAGCACACAAGACAGGTACAGAGGTGGGTATATAAATGACACTGCAAAGCGATTTTCATTCAGGTTGAGATTGTGATAAAAATGTTAACTACACTATATATTAATAACTTGTCAACATCATTTGATTTTATGTGGATCAATAGTAGCAGAGATACGATAGCATCAAGTTCTTGAGCTTCCACTGATAAATGTGGTCGATTTGTGTGATGTGTGTTTCCTAAGATCCCAGCCTCGCCGAGGAAGAGACGGACAGCGAGGATGATGGCGGACTGCCTCGACGTGGCCACAGATCCCAGCCCAGAGGATTAACAGGAAATAGAAATGGACCTGTGCCGAAAGAGTCTGGTCTACCCAGTCACAAAGAAATCCAGCCTTTCTCTTCCCGTCAgataacggacagacagacaggatgtcCAATCAATCACAGCCACAAGAATTCAGAGCAAAGTGAGATGACCTTCAAAAACAGTTGTGAGTTATTTCAACCATAACGTTTGTTTGTATAGTAGCAAAATTGCAGAGACATCTAAAGTATATATGAGTTTTATAGTGTTTAAGTGAAGTCAATAATACAGGCAGAGCAGCTGTTGAATCATGTAGTTCACTGCTTGAATTATAGATGAGGAATTCCTGCCAttaccatttacattttgcacatggaataaaaatcaaatagcatacatatatacaacataacataacataacataacattgcatagcatagcataacataacatagcaaacataacataacataacataacataacataacaaacatagcatagcatagcacaacataacataacataaacataaacataaacataacataacataacatagcatagcataacataaacaTAACGTAGCGTAACGtaatgtaacataacataacataacataacataacataacataacataacatgttgTATTTCTGAAGGACAAGTCCCATTTCCCGTTGATCTGCACTAACGCCCTTGCTACGTCTTCTGTAGTGATTATCAATTACAGTAATAAGGATATAATATGCTTTTCTTGCCTGTTCTTATATTCTGGTGTAGGTTCTGTTGTGGCCTCGTGTAATGAGTCTGAGAGTGAAGGGTCGGTGCCTGAACTAGAGGAACCGGAGCCACTAAGGCCATCAGAACATCAGGTCTGTTCCTTTAATAGAATTGTAATATTCATTTCCAAgattaattaaacaaaaatagcATTGGATCTAATCTGGATTATGATATACTGATTTCACTGTCTTGAAAACTTGTTTATGATTTGTCAGTTTACatgaaaaaacatgcaaaactgtcaaattccaCAATATTTAGGTATTAATTCTTCATAGTAATTGTCCTAGTATAATAATCCTTATAAGTGCAAgccttttgctgctgctgctataaaaaatacactgtttttcttcttttgtgtgaGTAGTAAAATCTGTATAAAACATTCCTGTGTGAataatatttagtgtttttttcagtctatCTCCTCTGCAGATGAAGGACTGAACAGACCAAAACAGAGCCGCAGTGAAAAGAAGGCTCGAAAGGTCAGACTTCTGAATGCATAAagaacaaataaatagaataaaaatgaatgaataacctGCCATGACATATTGTTAGTCTTTAACAGGATCTGATCATTCAAATAAAACCATCTGTGATACATTATTGTGTGTCGATTATTGTGTGTTCTCTGCTTCTATTTGTGTGTTAGGCCATGTCCAAACTGGGTCTGAAGCCAGTCCATGGTGTGACCAGAATCACCATCAGGAAGTCTAAGAGTATCCTGTTTGTGATCAGCAGACCTGATGTATTCAAAAGTCCTGCATCGGACATTTATATTGTGTTTGGTGAAGCCAAGGtaagtctttctttctttctttctttctttctttctttctttctttctttctttcttttctttctttctttctttctttctttctttctttctttctttctttctttctttctttctttctttctttctttctttctttctttctttctttttgttgaaCATAAAATATTAGTACACCCTTTAACAAACACACCTGACCGTACTTGACTATTATGTCAGAATAATTAACTTGGGGACATTTATGTGACAGTTGGGAGCTAAAGCATTGTCTACTTTGTTTAGAACCAGTTTTTTCCACTGGTGGGTCATGACCATAAAGTGGGTCACAGACTTGtcaccagacttttttttttttactttaaatgaaATCTGATGTGTGGCTTGTATTCTGACAGATGTGTCAAAGTCATGCAGAAGCCAGAAGTGACCAGAAAAataaacactgtgttaaatgtagaTTCACAAACACTCACAATTAAAGGATGAAAACTCAAGTGTGTTATAAGCCACAACTAAAATATCCAAACTGAAATGCCATTGAAAACCCAACCCACACTGTTTTCACTCAGTGTGCTGCTGTTGTAACGtttacatatcattagccttatagcataattgccttgtcattttttccatttatttatttatttatttgccagatATGTgatgtgatatctgtgtaactttactctcctaatgcTGATTCAATTATCATCAGTGgttatgacctgaaaaaatatgacttaggtaattatgcaatgaggctaacg from Sphaeramia orbicularis chromosome 16, fSphaOr1.1, whole genome shotgun sequence includes these protein-coding regions:
- the nacad gene encoding uncharacterized protein nacad, encoding MPGESIHRSVPTDKHPESGAEETGLPGPDMTRHPSTDSTPSDSGSSPSDSGSSPSPSTPQKLLPACTSPFGPRLFHATSSSSGTPRPQPEGSDHRHTPRLSGKLGGHGPCGRHIPVKMERIKVLTGSEVESDYQEPQTIDTRVVMGQEARLKTTEIQKGKPPVGPSGQGIPAPTSLPIPSFSDPQAQVTETQVETSKEGGQVQSQQKPQDQEKDAVHPPTTLPSSLQSPLLPAPSSCPEPVTPEDSLIENQEESQTLSQDEVPSPSFSELVCPVTLSFSEPNYAVDPLRVGVPSSLDPDLYYTAPSTPIKMASRSSHLKHHSYPGSPACPLSPGSPSDSEDLCSPLTSPSGSYITAEGGSWTSSYTSSTSPSTSPNLLLTEETQEAPACFVGSLSEIGDEVGEDKGRGGAEREEDKAGDFCLCRSEDYGINSQTGITETVILEEEEEALKGEEITITRETCRPCWVTDDTSPLRSSSSRSSDSQEDGGESESSLCPLEEATAGPAEYSRSMQTGLKLQLEACISEEPYGQLDDHAELASTALTPDTENMTMASSSLSPDSPVIPLDAFCSGAFDRLGPGSFMFSQATCADDIPEEERMIPASLISFPLHTSLIFRADSMEITLFPTEDENEIGEMNDRNERKDVDAYAAGEEEADVEDDDDDDDDEEEDDDYGDDDDGAGTADANDEENNDDIGDDYHDEACEEAKVEVKVVEEEDQEEDDEECDSKAVEDPTDEDSSASFLHSLSETSINEGLDESFCYQDDTDDSLDSASYNGEEDERLYSTERHAQSLEPTAMDTLNPNEVQTEPEQESTTGTCHQESLHIKLKLEDPPETACTSEAFAGELKGKNLEAKTLNAPESAQTQSEPEKESADEICHSESMHMQASPTEPVDESRTECDMDISESSISPPPPNETSDLNSTTPTGTQASCAPDFHTSPSATASVAFTDCTTDTLAAELIPEKVEENPQLKDIHLEQSNDYPTEETTNEPERDSYKLLIKPRHHQPESRRTIEAGRLLLSKSFSNKSDPPVRAEAIFKSSIYRESDTELDQKNGNASAESMSMECGSTDSGLSLNIGMTTATNDLNKGVLLLSCPKDAGTNPSNIPVSASPEVTSEISDNLALSPEHCPGDSAQENLRENTLTTDEGALAAMGSPSPLAISPKRENSETDKEIGIGAGAWCGDRMGLDLGLGFGSQSEFGVWGAGESLSLSLGKRYELEADSLLMCDTKGPKTQSCEVPNISSEVYKNYDNILVSVLDEDDNNSLFQKRDRMVDEELIRETASESNLASWKSIEEISEAGGGEDGSSAFPADDISNLHPDNGGDYTDTQVQDTWKSSKDNNDSTFGSLKFAMRGGLNALSEEVRPQSVTVNNRESVSNIPLEEMQPQASHIVPKEEKVSTDSPINDHHSIILPKTDMGKTVTSQHSCSLENAKSRCHGNPGGQTITPEINTAFSLLQGSFGSFTPKCKSNESRSRRGCQDKVENNAQLQQGKEPQSEGQRKGDVSQVTDRLVDEPKTKEAFRGQQFDVCNSGEEGGESKGEEKAKEGGRNEEKNKSERPTSPVQNDSEHFDCHTPKGELCTDKPIAAKKGRRGKQNKNRASHTGSPQDSSPASADDPKKPCFALKTTTDGLSEGIANRSKTKRDQKPDNKAVSSGESDSQIQKDNSPTPDVKNSPHENCKSTTCIPDNLNVVVAKNQDLHLPRRELDNRPLSVSQRGSTVDINDNNINTGECSSNQDSVFYSLTPLSTSPAVFSSALACASTKPEDDLPTPVQESQPVLSARPQSTLSMSHNTSTICSTSSTTHQATVSQFLPKTNHQEATVVHSTSTTSAMSVSLPSSSSASPLSLSQPTQESSTSGSKAPGSACVSDSASLSHSQSHSQPNANTQPHKPNKKGRTWSTQDRYRDPSLAEEETDSEDDGGLPRRGHRSQPRGLTGNRNGPVPKESGLPSHKEIQPFSSRQITDRQTGCPINHSHKNSEQSEMTFKNSCSVVASCNESESEGSVPELEEPEPLRPSEHQSISSADEGLNRPKQSRSEKKARKAMSKLGLKPVHGVTRITIRKSKSILFVISRPDVFKSPASDIYIVFGEAKIEDLSQQAHKAAAEKFKVPVTSSPLAPPAPPSLTIKEESEEEEEEVDEGGLEQRDIELVMAQANVSRAKAVRALKHNKNDIVNAIMELTM